GCGTGCGCGAGATCACGCTGCTGGGGCAGAACGTCAACGCCTACCACGGCGCCGACGGGCGGGGCGGGACGGCCTCGCTGGCGGACCTCGTCGGCCGTCTGTCGCAGCTGGGCGGGTTGGCGCGGATCCGCTTCACCACCAGCCACCCGAACGATATGGGTGAAGATCTCATCGCCGCGCATCGCGATGAGCCGAAGCTGATGCCATACTTGCACTTGCCGGTGCAGGCGGGATCGGATCGGATCTTGAAGGCGATGAATCGCAAGCATACCGCAGAGGCATACGTCGAGCTGATCGGCCGCATCCGCGCCGCCCGGCCCGACCTCGCCCTCTCGGGCGACTTCATCGTCGGCTTCCCCGGTGAACGCGACGAGGATTTCGAGGCGACCATGACCCTGGTGCGCGACGTGACCTATGCCTCCGCCTATTCCTTCAAATATTCGCCGCGGCCGGGGACGCCGGCGGCCGGCCGCGAGGACCAGGTCCCCGCGGATGTCGCCAGCGAGCGGCTGCAACGCCTACAGGCGCTGCTGACGGCGCAGCAGAAGGCGTTCAACCAGTCGATCGTCGGTCGTACGGTGCCGGTCCTCATCGAGAAGCCCGGCCGGCGGAGCGATCAGCTGGTGGGCCGCTCACCCTATCTCCAGCCGGTCCACGTGGCGGCCTCCGCCGGCGGCATCGGCGAGATCGTCGACGTGTCCATCACCAGCGCGGAGGGCAACTCGCTGTTCGGCGAGGTGCCGGCAGGCAGGAGTGCGGCGGCTTGACGATGCCAGCGGAGGTGGAAACCGTCACACTCGCCTTCGACGACAACCGGCTCGCCTCCGACCTCTTCGGCCAGTTCGACCAGCACCTCGCGGTGCTGGAGAACAAGCTCGACGTGACCACCGCCGCCCGCGGCAACGAGGTCTCGATCCAGGGTACCGAAGAGGCGTGCGCGCAAGCCCGGATCGCGTTGCAGCACCTCTATTCGCGATTGAAGAAGGGGCACGACATCCGGATCGCGGACGTCGACGGTGCCGTGCGGATGGCCCGCGCCAAGGACCGGCAGCTCTCCTTCCCGTCGATCGACCATCCGAAGTCGGTCGGCTCGATCTCGACCCGCAAGAAGACCGTCGAGGCCCGCTCGCCGACGCAGAACGCCTATATTCGCGCGATGGAGGCTAACGAGCTGGTCTTCGGCGTCGGCCCGGCCGGCACGGGCAAGACCTTCCTCGCCGTCGCCTACGCGGCGCAGCTCCTGGAGCGGGGGCTGGTGGAGCGGATCATCCTGTCGCGCCCCGCGGTGGAGGCGGGCGAACGGCTCGGCTTCCTGCCGGGCGACATGAAGGAGAAGGTCGACCCCTACCTGCGCCCGCTCTACGACGCCCTCTACGAGATGATGCCGGCCGACAAGGTCGAGCGCGGCCTTCAACAGGGCATCATCGAGGTGGCGCCGCTCGCCTTCATGCGCGGCCGCACCTTGGCCCACGCCGCCGCGATCCTCGACGAGGCGCAGAACACCACGACCATGCAGATGAAGATGTTCCTCACGCGACTGGGCGAGGGCTCGCGCATGATCGTCACCGGCGATCCGTCGCAGGTGGACCTGCCGCGCGGGGTGGCGTCCGGACTGCACGAGGCGACGCGGGTGCTGCACGGGGTGGAGGGCATCGGCCACGTGCGCTTCCGGGCGGAAGACGTGGTTCGTCATGAGCTTGTCGCCCGTATCGTCGCGGCGTATGATCAGGAAACCGCGCAACAGGATGACACGTGAGCGCTGCGCTCGAAGAGGATGCGACCGCCGGTCCAGCCTCGTTCCAAGCCAACATCCGGGTGGAGGATCTGCGTTGGTCCGCCCAGGACCCTGTCGCGATCACCGACATGGTGCTCACCGCCATCGCAGCCTCGGGCAGCGCGCCGGGTCATAATGTCAATTGCGACGTCCTTTTCGCCGACGATGCGGCCTTGCGCGATCTCAACAGCCGCTTTCGCGACAAGGACGCGCCGACCAACGTGCTGGCCTTCCCCTCGGGGGAGGAGCCGGCGGCGGGGCAGACGTGGTTTTTGGGCGGCATCGCCCTCTCTTTCGACCGCTGCGAGCAGGAATCGAAGGAGCGGGGGATTTCGGTGACCGACCACACTACCCATCTGACGCTGCACGGCATGCTGCACCTCCTCGGGTTCGACCACATGACCGAGGACGAGCGGGAGGAGATGGAGCGCGTGGAAGTGAATATTTTGGCAGGGCTCGGCATCGCCGATCCCTATGAGGGGAGTTGAAGGGGCGCCTTTTTGCGCCGAGAGGACCATGGCCGACGCTGATAGTCCCCGCGCGGCCGGACCCAACGGTCCGGTCGCCGCAAACCACCGTGAGCCCGAGGAGCGCTGGTTCGACCGCCTCCTGACGGCCTTCGGCCTTCGCGCGAGCGAGGGCCTTCGCGAGAATCTCGCCCAGGCGCTGATCGAGGACGCCGCCGGCGAAGACGCGATCTTCAGCGCCGAGGAACGGCGCCTCTTGCAAAACATCCTGTCCTTGCGCGACGTGCGGATCCTCGACGTGATGATCCCGCGCGCCGACATCGACTCCGTGCCCGAGACGATCAGCCTCGGCGACCTCATGAAGACCTTCCGTGAGGCGGGCCACTCGCGCCTGCCGGTCTATCGCGAGACGCTCGACGATCCGGTCGGCTTCGTCCATGCCAAGGACGTGATGATCCGCGTCGCCGAGGAGGCGATGGACGAGGATGCCATCCGCCTCGGCAGCGTGGACCTGTCCCGCCCGCTGAGCGAGATGGACATCCTGCGGCCGATCCTGTTCGTCCCGCCGTCGATGCCGGCGATGGACCTGATGGTGCGCATGCAGGCCAACCGGACCCAGCTCGCCCTCGTCGTCGACGAGTACGGCGGGACGGACGGCCTGGTGTCGCTGGAGGACCTCATCGAGACGGTCGTCGGCGACATCGAGGACGAGTACGACTGGCCCGACGAGCCGACCGTGATCCAGGCCGAGGACGGCGCATGGATCGCCGACGCGCGCCTCGACATCGACGATTTCCAGGAGGAGGCCGGAATCACCTTCCCCGAGGCTGAAGACCTCTTCGAGGACGTCGACACGCTGGGCGGCATCGTCTTCGCGCTGCTCGGCCGGGTGCCGGTACGGGGCGAGATCGTCACCTCGGAGCAGCTGCCGGGCGTGGAGTTCGAGGTGCTGGAGGCGGACCTCAGGCGCATCAAGCGCGTGAAGGTGACCGTCCACCAGGAGGTGCTGGAGGAGCGCTCCCACGACGCGGCCTGAGGGGGTGGTCGGCCCGGCCGCGGCGGAACCGTCTCGGCGCCGCGGGGGCAACTGGACCGCGGACGGTCCGTTGGCGCGGCCGTTCCGCTGGGCGGTCGTGCGCGCCGTGGCCGCGCTGGTGTGCGGCGCCGTGCTCTCGCTCACCCTGCCACCGTTCGACCTGCTGCCGGCGCTGGCGGCCTACTCGGGTCTCGCCGCGCTCGCCGCGGCCGGGGACAGGTGGGCACGGCGGCGCATCGCCCATCGTGCGCTGTTGGGGGCGGCCTTCGGGTTCGGGTACCATGTTGCCGGTTTGTGGTGGATCGGCGAGGCCTTCCTCGTCGACGCGGCGCAGTTCGGCGCGCTGATCCCGCTCGCCGTCGTCGGCCTGCCGCTGGCGCTGGCGCCGTTCCATGCGGTGGCCGTGGCGTTGGCGGGGCTGGCGCCGCCGGGGTTCGCGCGACGTACGGTTGCGCTCGCCGTCGCCCTGGCGCTGACCGAGTGGGTGCGCGGCTTCGCCTTCACGGGCTTCCCGTGGAACGTCCCGGCAGTGCAGATCTCGTCGATCCCGGCACTGGTGCAGCCGGTGGCGCTGGTCGGCGTCGCTGGAATGGCCCCGCTGGCGATCCTCCTGGGCGCGGTGCCTGCCTTGGTTGTGGCGCGATCCTGGCGATTGTCGGGCGCCGTGCTGATGGCCGCGATAGCGGCGATCGTCTACGGCGAGATGCGCCTCACGCAGGACGCGATCCCGCTCGCCAACGCGCGAATCCGGATCGTGCAACCGTCCATACCGCAGCGCGAGAAATGGGATCCCGACGAACGAAATAGCATTTGGGCAACGTTGTTGCGGCTGACCGCGGAGGTGTCCGAGGCGGGGGCGCGGCCGTCCGTCGTGGTGTGGCCGGAGACGGCGCTGCCGTTCCTGTGGAGCACGCCCAGCCTGGAGCAGATGCAGCTCTCCCGTGCGCTCGGCCCCGGCGCCGTGCTGGTGACCGGGGCGGTCGAGATCGAGGCCACGAACGCCGGACGACGTGCGACGAACAGCATCCTCGTGATCGACGATCGGGGCGAGGTGACCGACCGCTACGACAAGGCCCACCTGGTCCCCTTCGGCGAGTATGTGCCCTTCGCCGGAGTGTTGACGCGGATCGGCCTCGGGGCGCTCGCCGCCGGCACCGACACCTTCGTCCCGGGGGACCCGCGGGACGTGCTCGAGGTGCCCGGCCTGCCACCCGCCCGGCCGCGAATTTGCTACGAGGCAATCTTTCCCCACCAACCCGGACACGCTCCCGCCGGGTGGATTCTCAACCTGACGAACGACGCCTGGTTCGGCGATACGCCGGGCCCCTATCAGCACTTTCGGCACGTGGTGTTGCGTAGCATTGAGGCAGGCTTGCCGACGGTTCGTGTCGCAAATACCGGGTTATCGGGCACAATTGATGCCTACGGCCGGGTAAAAGATGAAATTTTGCTAAGCCGGTTGGCTTTTCGCGACATATCGTTAAGTGAAAGCGTCTCGACGCTCTACGCCCGCTTCGGTTACGCCCCGTTCCTTCTGGTCGTCACCTTGTTGCTCGCATGGGTTGCGTTGGGGCGGAGGTCTGGCGTCTGAAGGGTGGGCGGCGTGGATGAAAAGGGTGGAGTATCTGACGCCCCAACTGTTTACGGATAACACTTTTAACTTGAGACGACGCAACCAGGTAGGGTAAAGGTTGTTGATCTCCCGCAACCCGAGGCGACCATCGGGTCCGCGCCGTGCCGACGTCGAGTTGGGGGCATCGAGTTTGAGGGAAATATGAAACGGGTTGACGTCATGGCGCCGCGAAAACAGCCGAATCCGATCGACATTCATGTCGGCAGTCGACTGAAGTTGCGCCGAACGATGGTGGGGATGACGCAGGAGAAGCTGGGCGACCAGCTCGGCGTGACGTTCCAGCAGGTGCAGAAGTACGAGAAGGGTGCGAACCGCATCGGCGCGAGCCGCTTGCAAGAAATCGCCCGTATTCTGACCGTCCCCGTTGCATATTTCTTCGAAGACGCGAAAGAAAATAACCCCGACGCCGACCGCAACATGGAGTACGGCTTCGCCGAGGACCTGGGCACGGCGTTCGACCTGCCGCACGTTCCGAGCGGTGAAGCCCATGCGCTGGCAAGGGCCTTCAGCCGCATATCAGATGCCCGAATTCGCCGCAGAATCATCGATCTGGTGGAAACCCTCGCGGACGGCCAGCGCCCCTGAGCGACCACCCCGCCGGACATCTCGGCTTTCGGCTAACTGACCGGTTTGCAAACTCATCGTCGTGTTGACGGCGTCAGGCCGATCTGATTGATGAATGCGCCGCCCGCGAGGACCCCTTTCGCGGCGCGGTGCGTTTGGCGTGCTCCTGCGCAAACGCTTGTTTCTCCCAGGGCGGCGGAGCCCCAAACCCCGGAAAGTCATAGCATTGGCGCGGCAATCCTATCTGTTCTCGAGTGAATCCGTCTCAGAAGGGCACCCCGACAAGGTGTGCGATCGGATAAGCGATGCGGTCGTCGATCTCTTTTTGGGGGAGATGCCTGAGGCTCGAGTCGCGTGTGAGACCCTCGCGACGACCAACCGCGTCGTGATCGCGGGCGAAACCCGTGGGCCCGACACCATCACCCCCGAGAAAATCGAAGCGGTCGCACGCGACGCGATCCGTGAGATCGGCTACGAACAGGACGGCTTCCACTGGAAGACGGCCGAAGTCGCCGTCCACCTGCACGCTCAGTCGGCGCACATCGCCCAGGGCGTCGACGCGTCCGGCAACAAGGACGAGGGCGCGGGCGACCAGGGCATCATGTTCGGTTACGCGTGCAACGACACGCCCGTTCTGATGCCGGCGGCGATCTACTACTCCCACCAGATCCTGAAGCGCCTCGCCGAGGTGCGTCACGACGGCACCGAGCCCGAGCTCGGCCCGGACGCCAAGAGCCAGGTCACCCTGCGCTTCGAGAACGGCAAGCCGGTGGCTTGCACCTCGATCGTCCTCTCCACCCAGCACATGAGCGAGTCGCTGACGTCGGACGACGTGCGCGGCATCGTCGAGCCGTACATCCGTGAGGTGATGCCGGCCGAATGGCTGACCGACGACACGATCTGGTACGTCAACCCGACCGGCAAGTTCGTCATCGGCGGTCCGGACGGCGACTGCGGCCTCACCGGGCGCAAGATCATCGTCGACACCTACGGCGGTGCGGCCCCGCACGGCGGCGGCGCGTTCTCCGGCAAGGACCCCACGAAGGTGGACCGTTCGGCCGCCTATGCCGCGCGCTACCTCGCCAAGAACGTGGTCGCCGCGGACATGGCCGATCGCTGTACGATCCAGCTCGCCTACGCCATCGGCGTGTCGCAGCCTCTGTCGGTCTACGTCGACACGCACGGCACCCTGAAGAACGGCATGAGCGACGAGGGCATCGAGGCGGCCATCGCCAAGTCGATGGACCTGTCGCCGCGCGGGATCCGCACGGCGTTGCAGCTCAACCGTCCGATCTACGCCCGTTCGGCGGCCTACGGCCACTTCGGTCGCGAGCCGGAAGCGGACGGCGGCTTCTCCTGGGAGCGGACCGATCTTGTCGAGGCTCTTCGTAGCAACGCCTGACGTGCCGGCCGGCCTCGCTGATCCTCAGCGGGGCCACTGCGAGGGGGCGCCGTCGCCAGGCGCGCGCCCCGTTGCGGCCGAGGTCGCCATTCGTGTCGCCCGGTCGGACGACCGCGGCGCGATCGGCGGTATCATCGCCGACGCGTTCGAAGGGCGCGAGGCCGTCATCGGCCGCCCGCCTGCACCGCTTTCGCTGGACATTGCCGAGGCCATCGCCACCTGCACCGTGCTCATCGCCAGTGTGGGCGCAAGCCCGTGCGGCGTGCTGGTCGCGCAGACGGACGCCGAGGGCGACGTCTACGTCGAGGCGGTCGCGGTGACGAAGGACTTCGCCGGGCTCGGCGTCGGCCGGGCTTTGATGCGGCGGATCGAGCGACAGGCCCGCCGCTCCGGCGCCCGCACGATCACGCTCTATACGACCGCGCGCGTGGCGCGGAACCTGGAATTCTACCGCCGGCTCGGCTATCGCGAGGCCCGCCGCAGCGGCATGTCCGCGTTCGAGCGGGTACATTTCGAGAAGCCGCTGCTGGGCCGGGCGCAGAAGGCACCGGTCGACGGCCTCTACGGCCGCCGCCGCACCCACGGCCACAAGGTCGACCCGGCCTACGACCGCCTCGCGTTGGATCTCGCACAGCCGGCCGACCTCGCGGCGCTGTTCGCCGGCCGCCCGGTGCGGCTGGAGGTCGGCTTCGGCGGGGGCGAGCATCTGTTGCACCACGCCCGCACGGCGCCGGACGTCGGCCTCGTCGGCGTCGAGCCGTTCGAGACCGGGATGATGCGCACCGCCGCGGCCGTCGAGGCCGAGGGCCTTTCCAATGTGCGCCTCTATATGGGTGACGCGCGGCGGGTGCTGGACTGGCTGCCGGAGGGCGCGCTGGAGCGGGCGGACGTGCTCTACCCCGATCCCTGGCACAAGCAGCGCCACTGGAAGCGCCGCTTCATCTCCGAGGACGGGCTCGACCGGCTCGCCCGCGCGGTGCGGGCCGGCGGGGTCGTGCGCTTCGCTTCGGACATCCCGACCTATGTGGACTGGACCCGCGCCCATGTCGCGGCGCACGACGCCTTCGACCTGACCGAGGACACCGCCACGCCCTATGCCGGCTGGCCCGGCACGCGCTACGAGGCGAAGGCCCTGCGCGAAGGCCGCACGCCGCGCTACCTGACGCTCACGCGGCGCTGAGCGTCAGCGCCGCCGTCTCGATCTTGCGGGCGGTGTCGAAGTTGCGGCCGGTGCCGCGGGTACCGAGCGTCTTTTCGATCAGCGCCGTCGTCAGCTTCGAGCGGCCGACCCCGTCCGGATAGACCGCGAAGAGCGTGGTGCCGACCGCCGCGACTTCCTCCCGCCCCGCAATGGCGGCGGCGAGTGCGGCGACCCGCGCCGCGTCCGGCGTGTTCCTGAGCGGCATGACGACGAGCTTGCGCGGCGTCTCGGCGGCGACGGCGGGGAAGGGGTTGGCGGCGAGCGTCGCCGACCAGTCCTTCCCCAGGCGGACGATCACCTCGGTGGCGACGCCCGGGTCGGCGGCGAGCCGGTCGGCGAGGGCGGCCGCGAAGGCATCCGGGGCCGTGCCGGCGGGGAGGCGGAAGACCGCGTTCCCCGTCTGCAGGACCGTCACGGCGTCGGTGCCGCCGAGGCTGGTGACGGCGCGGGCGAGGTCGGTCATGGCGAGGCGGCCATGCCCCGCCACGTTGACGGCGCGCAGGAAGGCGATCGCGACCGGCGCGCCGGCCACGTCAGTTGACGCCGAAGCTCGCGATCGCCGCCATGTTGACGATGTCGATGTCGCGCGCGCCCATCGGCACGATCTGCACCTGCTTGTCGAGGCCGACCAGGATCGGCCCGAGGACGGTGGACCCGCCCAGCTCCTGCAGCATCTTCGTGGCGATCGACGCGGCGTCGAGCGTCGGCATCAGCAGCACGTTCGCCGGACCCGACAGGCGGCAGAACGGGTAGGACTGCATCAGCTGCGGGTTCAGCGCCACGTCGGCGGCCATCTCGCCGTCGACCTCGAAGTCGATCCGGCGCTTGCCGAGGATCTTCACCGCCTCTTCCACCCGCTCGGCATGCTCGCCCGGCGGGTTGCCGAAGTTGGCGGAGGCCAGCATCGCGACGCGCGGCTCGTAGCCGAGGCGCCGGGCGACGCGGGCGGTCTCCTCGGCGATGTCGGCCAGGTCCGTGGCGGACGGCTCCTCGTTGACGGCGGTGTCGGCGACGATGACCGAGCGGCCGCGCGCCAGGACCAGCGAGACGCCGATGATCTTGTGCCCCGGCTTGGCCGAGATCGCGAGCCGCAGCGCGTCGAGCGCGACGGCGTAGTTGCGGGTCACGCCGGTCACCATCGCGTCGGCGTCCCCCAGCGCCACCATCGTGGCGCCGAAGAAGTTGCGATCCTGGTTGATCATGCGCTGGCAGTCGCGGAAGAGGTGCCCCTTGCGCTGTAGCTTGGCGTACAGGAACTGCACGTACTCGGTATTGCGCTTGGAGATGCGCGCGTTGGCGATCTCCAGCCCCGGCCGCATCTCGATGCCGGCCTGGAAGGCCTGCTCGCGCACCGTCTCCTCGCGGCCGATCAGGATCGCGGTGCCCAGCTCCTGGTTCACGAACGAGGCGGCGGCGCGGATGACCGCCTCCTCCTCGCCCTCGGCGAAGACCACGCGCCGCGGGTTCTGGCGGACCTTGGCGAAGATGCGCGACAGCGTGCCGGCGACCGGGTCGCGCCGGGCCGACAGCTCCTCGACGTAGCCGTCCATGTCCTCGATCGGCCGGCGGGCGACGCCGGTGCGCATCGCCGCCTTGGCGACTGCGGGCGGCACCACGGAGATCAGCCGCGGGTCGAACGGCACCGGGATGATGTACTCGCGGCCGAAGCGGGGACGGTTGCCCTGGTAGGCGGCCGCGACCTCGTCCGGCACGTCCTCGCGGGCGAGGGCGGCGAGCGCCTCGGCGGCGGCGACCTTCATGTCCTCGTTGATCGCGGTCGCCCGAACGTCGAGCGCGCCGCGGAAGATGTAGGGGAAGCCGAGGACGTTGTTGACCTGGTTGGGATAGTCGGAGCGGCCGGTCGCGACGATGGCGTCGTCACGCACCTCGGCGACCTCTTCGGGCGTCACCTCCGGGTCGGGGTTGGCCATCGCGAAGATGATCGGGTTCGGCGCCATGGAGGCGACCATCTCGCGCGTCACCGCGCCCTTGACCGAGACGCCGAGGAAGGCGTCGGCCCCGTCCATCGCCTCTGCCAGGGTGCGCCGGTCGGTCCGTGCCGCGTGGGCGGACTTCCACTGGTTCATGCCCTCTTCGCGCCCGGCGTAGATGACACCCTTGGTGTCGCACAGGAGGATGTTGTCGGCCGGCACGCCCATGGACTTCACCAGCTCGACGCAGGCGATGCCTGCCGCGCCCGCGCCGTTGCATACGATACGCATTTCCGACAGCTCGCGCCCGGTGAGGAAGGCGGAGTTGATGAGGCCGGCGGCGGCGATGATCGCGGTGCCGTGCTGGTCGTCATGGAACACCGGGATGTCCATGAGTTCCTTCAGCTGGCTCTCGATGATGAAGCAGTCCGGGGCCTTGATATCCTCGAGGTTGATGCCGCCGAACGACGGCCCGAGGTACTTCACCGAATCGATGAAGGCCTGGACGTCCTGCGTGTCGACCTCGATGTCGATCCCGTCGATGTCGGCGAAGCGCTTGAAGAGGACGGCCTTGCCCTCCATCACCGGCTTGGAGGCGAGCGCGCCGAGGTTCCCCAGCCCCAGGATTGCCGTGCCGTTGGAGATCACGGCGACGACGTTGCCGCGGGTGGTGTAGTCGAACGCCTTGTCGGGGTCCTCGGCGATGGCCCGGACCGGGACGGCGACGCCGGGCGAATAGGCGAGCGACAGGTCGCGCTGCGTCGCCATCGGTTTGGTGGGCGTGACCTCCAGCTTGCCGGGGCGTCCGCGGCTATGGAAGGTCAGCGCCTCCTGGTCGGTAATCGCTGGCCGTCCACGCCGACCGCGTTCTGCTGCATCCACTTGCGCGCTCCCCCAAAAGCCACTTTTGCTCAAACACGTACGCTGATCGATGCACCTTCGTCCATCTTGCGGCGCACAATCTTCGGAGGGACGGTAGCCGGTTAGTTCGCATCCCATCCGTCGCCCGGAGCCGCAAGCTGCGGACAACGCCCGTGCGGTATCGCTCGCAGTCGACCTCACTGTGGGAGACGGGCATGCTTGGCCTCTATCGCAAACTGTCCATCGCGGGAAAATTGTGGCTTCTCGGCGCGATCAACGTGATCACGCTCGTGGCGCTCATGTTGATGGTGTTGCCGCAGGCCAAGCAGCAGGCGATCGAGCGGGAACTCGCCAAGGCGCAGAGTATCGCCGAGACTGCGGCCACCGCCGCCAAGCCGTTCCAGGCCGCCGTCGCCCGCGGCGAGATGACCGAGGACGAGGCGAAGGCCGCCTGGGGCCGGCTGGTCAGCAGCATGCTCTACTCGGGCGGCAAGGAATATCTTTTCGCCTACGACCACGTCGGCACCCGCCTCGCCCACGGCAGCGCACCCGACACGCTGGGCCAGAACAAGTGGGATTCGACCGACATCAACGGCGTCAAGATCATCCAGGAGATGACGCGGACCATCAAATCGGGCACCGGCGGCACGCTGGAATACTATTTCGCCGCCAAGGGTGGGACCGAGCCGCAGCGAAAGGTCTCGGCCTTCGTGCCCGTGCCGGGGTGGGACGCGTTCGTCGGCACCGGCGTCTATCTCGACACGGTGGACGCCGCCTTCGCCGGCATGCGCTGGCTGTGCATCGGCTTCACCTTGTGTGCGACGGCGGTCGTCCTCTTCGTCAACTGGCTCACCGCGCGTGACCTGTCGGGCCCCGCCCAGGACCTCGCGGCGCGTGTCGACAGTCTGGCCAACGGCGAGATGGTGGAGGAGAGCCGCTATGCGGCGCGCGCGGATGCGATCGGCTCCATCGCCCGCTCGGTCGGCCGGCTGCGCGGGATGGTGATGGAACGCGAGCAGTTGCAGGCGGCGCAGAAGGAGGCCGAGGCGCGCAGCCAGGCCGCACGCGCCGCCGACGTGCGCCGCACCGCCGACGACCTCGACGCCAAGATCTCCAACGTCGTGGAGGCGATGCGCGGCGACGTCGGCAAAATGACGCAGCAGGCTCAGAGCCTGCGCGGCCTCGCCCGCGAGATGACCGACGACGCGGCCGACATCCTGCAGTCCTGCGAGCAGGGCAACACCAGCGTGCAGACCGTCGCCGCCGCGGCCGAGGAACTGAGCGCCAGCTCCGAGGAGATCAGCCATCAGGTGGACGCCGCCGCCGACCGCGCCCGCTCGGCCGTGACCGAGGCGGACAAGGCGGCGGAAACCCTGCGCGCCCTCGCCAAGACCAGCTCCGACATTTCCGACGCGACCAAGCTCATCAACGACATCGCCGAGAAGACCAACCTCCTCGCCCTCAACGCCACGATCGAGGCGGCGCGGGCGGGCGAGAGCGGCAAGGGCTTCACCGTCGTCGCCCAGGAGGTGAAGGCCCTCGCCGAGCAGACCGCCAAGGCGACCTCGGAGATCGAGAAGCATATCGGCGCGATGCATGGTGCCGCCAACGCCAGCGTCGCCACGATCGACCGCATCGTCTCGGTGATCGGCGAGGTGTCGTCCAACACCACCGCGATGGCGGCGGCGCTGGAAGAGCAGGGCGCGGCGATCCGCGAGGTGACCGAGAGCATCGCCCAGGCGGCCCGCTCCACCGACGCGGTGAGCCAGAACATGGGCCGCGTCCGGAGCCGCGCGGAGACGACGAACTCCGCCGCCGAGGTTGTGCTCAACACGTCGACCGGGCTCGACAGCGGCAGCAACGGCCTCAAGGCGACGATTTCGGACTTCATCACCAACCTGCGTGCCTCCAGCGACGCGGAGATGCGGGGCCGCAGCCGCGAACCCGCCTGAGCCGGCGCGCCGATCCGGCGATCTGGCACCGCCGGCCATCGGTTGTCCCCCGCCGCGCGGCCGCCTGTGGAGAGGCGGCCTCGCCCCTTGTTCATGGCCCGCCCGCCGGGGCACCATCGCCGTTCCTGCCGACCGCTGAGCGCAAGGGACACCGATGGAGGCGATGGGCCGCGACGCCGACGAGACCGCCGAGCGGCTCGCCTCGACCTCTGCCGTCGAGGGGCTGACCGCAGGGCGCGGCACTCCGGCCGATCCGCGAAGCGCCGCCACGGAGGCGGAGATCGCCAACGCCACACCGATGATGGCGCAGTACCTCACCATCAAGGCGCAGAACCCCGAGGGGCTCCTGTTCTACCGGATGGGGGACTTCTACGAGCTGTTCTTCGAGGACGCCGAGATCGCCGCCAAGGCGCTGTCCATCCACTGCACCACCCGCGGGACGCACCAGGGCGAGCCGATCAAGATGGCCGGCGTGCCGGTGCATGCCGCCGAGGAATATCTGGCGCGCCTCATCGCGCAGAACTTCCGCGTCGTCATCGCCGAGCAGACCGAGGATCCGGCCGAAGCCAAGAAGCGCGGCGCCAAGTCGGTCGTGGCGCGGGCGGTGGTGCGGATCGTCACCCCCGGCACCATCACCGAGGAGCGCCTGCTGGCGCCCGACCGCGCCTCGCTGCTGGTCGCGATCGCGCCCGGCAAGGGGGAGGGCGGCAAGGCCGAGGTCGGGATCGCCGCGGCCGACGTCGCCGCCG
This portion of the Acuticoccus sp. I52.16.1 genome encodes:
- a CDS encoding methyl-accepting chemotaxis protein, with protein sequence MLGLYRKLSIAGKLWLLGAINVITLVALMLMVLPQAKQQAIERELAKAQSIAETAATAAKPFQAAVARGEMTEDEAKAAWGRLVSSMLYSGGKEYLFAYDHVGTRLAHGSAPDTLGQNKWDSTDINGVKIIQEMTRTIKSGTGGTLEYYFAAKGGTEPQRKVSAFVPVPGWDAFVGTGVYLDTVDAAFAGMRWLCIGFTLCATAVVLFVNWLTARDLSGPAQDLAARVDSLANGEMVEESRYAARADAIGSIARSVGRLRGMVMEREQLQAAQKEAEARSQAARAADVRRTADDLDAKISNVVEAMRGDVGKMTQQAQSLRGLAREMTDDAADILQSCEQGNTSVQTVAAAAEELSASSEEISHQVDAAADRARSAVTEADKAAETLRALAKTSSDISDATKLINDIAEKTNLLALNATIEAARAGESGKGFTVVAQEVKALAEQTAKATSEIEKHIGAMHGAANASVATIDRIVSVIGEVSSNTTAMAAALEEQGAAIREVTESIAQAARSTDAVSQNMGRVRSRAETTNSAAEVVLNTSTGLDSGSNGLKATISDFITNLRASSDAEMRGRSREPA